The Candidatus Hydrogenedentota bacterium genome window below encodes:
- the bamD gene encoding outer membrane protein assembly factor BamD: MRKLSCFLTIMLLLVCGLAQAQWVWTPQTGRFINLKKMPKETPELQIEYARSLLMDGNYQKAFRETNKFVEFYGDDVLADENQFLRGEILLARGRRMDAAKAFQQLIAAYPNSDHYEEAVRKQYDIGDYYYDRGLAKSGKKFRLFRNRPYKRAAEVYTMVVDNQPFAPAAAEAQYKIGLCHYARSQYIDAAFEYRRVMEDYAASDWVPDASFGLANCYYKASLPPEYDQAPSEMAIDAIDDFKMRFPNDDRGEELDAIKVDMRESIALQRLQTARFYEQRREYSAAKLYYEILVRDFSDTESAEVASAWLETNEGVVHIGDKYQSGLQAEL, translated from the coding sequence ATGCGAAAGCTTTCCTGTTTCTTAACAATAATGCTTCTATTGGTCTGTGGTCTGGCTCAGGCGCAATGGGTTTGGACGCCTCAGACGGGGCGCTTTATCAACCTGAAAAAGATGCCTAAAGAAACGCCCGAATTGCAGATCGAGTATGCCCGCAGCTTGCTGATGGACGGGAATTACCAAAAAGCTTTTCGCGAGACCAACAAGTTCGTGGAGTTTTATGGTGATGACGTTCTTGCCGACGAAAATCAATTTCTCCGAGGCGAGATACTGTTGGCGCGCGGGCGGCGCATGGACGCGGCAAAAGCCTTTCAACAGCTCATTGCCGCTTATCCGAACTCCGACCACTATGAGGAAGCAGTGCGCAAACAATACGATATTGGCGACTATTATTATGATCGTGGCCTTGCGAAATCGGGTAAAAAATTCCGTCTCTTCCGTAACCGCCCTTATAAACGGGCGGCGGAAGTCTATACCATGGTTGTGGACAATCAGCCTTTCGCGCCTGCCGCTGCGGAAGCGCAGTATAAGATCGGTCTCTGCCACTATGCACGGTCGCAGTATATTGATGCTGCCTTTGAGTACCGCCGTGTAATGGAAGATTATGCCGCTTCTGACTGGGTTCCCGATGCTTCCTTTGGGCTTGCCAACTGCTATTACAAAGCATCCTTACCGCCGGAATATGATCAGGCTCCCAGCGAAATGGCCATTGACGCGATTGACGATTTTAAAATGCGATTCCCTAACGATGATCGCGGCGAAGAGCTGGACGCCATCAAAGTGGACATGAGAGAATCCATTGCCCTTCAACGGCTCCAGACTGCTCGTTTCTACGAACAGCGCCGCGAATATTCCGCCGCGAAACTTTATTATGAAATCTTGGTTCGTGATTTCTCCGATACGGAGAGTGCGGAAGTGGCGAGCGCTTGGCTGGAAACGAATGAAGGAGTCGTGCATATTGGCGATAAATACCAATCGGGGCTTCAGGCTGAACTATGA
- the holA gene encoding DNA polymerase III subunit delta, with the protein MILNVVEFMKSIGKNDAPKVLLFVPGKSGRAKKDTYEPFLVEMALDKVMSTYVDPGMKDLIFSSFYAEETAPGSVIEEARTLPFLAERRVILVRNAHVYMDMASDKRSPLQPLLQYLEAPADTTLLILVSQSVNRSKALYKLAEAQGVVIEASQLSTAEYQGWIKEQIDGRGKTIHSKAVALLIDRVGAQMSDMSNALNLIVNFVQPRDKITEEDVLAASADVAEATVWALTDAIAESNAAAALKELHDLIAMDKSADEILGIVNWLLESAYRAHPHTHLKLDSPFVARKVQPLTQKFSPKRLAAAMALCTKTHFALRNTNADMSLLLELLIIKLAHARK; encoded by the coding sequence ATGATACTCAACGTTGTTGAGTTTATGAAATCGATTGGGAAAAACGATGCGCCCAAGGTATTGCTTTTTGTGCCGGGGAAAAGCGGGCGTGCCAAGAAAGACACTTACGAGCCTTTTTTGGTTGAAATGGCCTTAGATAAAGTTATGTCCACCTATGTGGATCCCGGCATGAAAGACCTGATCTTTTCTTCCTTTTACGCAGAAGAAACAGCGCCGGGCAGTGTGATCGAAGAAGCGCGGACCCTTCCCTTTCTTGCGGAACGCCGCGTCATTTTGGTGCGAAACGCCCATGTCTATATGGATATGGCATCCGATAAGCGCTCGCCCCTCCAACCCTTGCTCCAGTATCTGGAAGCGCCTGCAGACACGACCCTTTTGATCTTGGTGTCCCAGTCGGTGAATCGCAGCAAAGCGCTCTATAAATTAGCCGAGGCGCAGGGCGTTGTCATCGAAGCAAGCCAGCTCAGCACAGCGGAATACCAGGGCTGGATCAAAGAACAGATCGACGGGCGGGGCAAAACCATTCATTCCAAGGCGGTCGCCTTGCTCATAGACCGCGTGGGCGCGCAAATGAGCGACATGAGCAATGCCCTCAATTTGATCGTTAACTTTGTGCAGCCCCGCGATAAGATCACCGAAGAAGACGTCTTGGCAGCAAGTGCGGATGTGGCAGAAGCAACGGTATGGGCGCTTACCGACGCCATTGCCGAATCCAACGCCGCCGCTGCGCTCAAAGAGCTGCACGATCTCATTGCCATGGACAAAAGCGCCGATGAAATCTTAGGCATCGTGAATTGGCTGCTGGAATCCGCCTACCGCGCCCATCCCCATACCCACCTCAAGCTGGACAGCCCCTTTGTGGCGCGAAAAGTGCAGCCCCTCACCCAGAAATTTTCGCCGAAGCGCTTGGCAGCCGCCATGGCCTTATGCACGAAAACCCACTTCGCACTGAGAAATACCAATGCGGATATGAGCCTTTTACTAGAACTCTTGATTATTAAATTGGCCCATGCCCGTAAATAA
- a CDS encoding N-acetyltransferase yields the protein MEVTGTIRKPKLTEIFAMKKLLDEAADKGQVLSRRLEELFENARDFYVYEDERGVGGMVALHIDLIDLAEVRSLVVREDLRGKGIGRRLVEAVLQEAEALEIERVYALTRIPDFFLHMGFVAVDRSELPYKVFKDCLQCPLFPDCDETSLVHDRAS from the coding sequence ATGGAAGTAACAGGTACAATTCGCAAACCCAAACTCACCGAAATCTTCGCGATGAAGAAATTACTGGATGAAGCCGCTGATAAAGGGCAGGTACTTTCACGGCGACTGGAGGAGCTTTTTGAAAATGCCCGAGATTTTTATGTCTATGAAGATGAGCGCGGTGTAGGCGGCATGGTAGCCCTTCATATCGACTTGATCGATTTGGCGGAAGTGCGCTCACTCGTGGTACGGGAAGATTTGCGCGGCAAAGGTATCGGGCGCAGATTGGTGGAAGCAGTACTTCAAGAAGCGGAAGCCCTTGAAATTGAGCGCGTCTATGCGCTAACACGGATTCCGGATTTCTTTTTACATATGGGCTTTGTTGCTGTCGACCGTTCCGAATTACCCTATAAGGTCTTCAAGGACTGTCTCCAGTGTCCGCTCTTCCCCGACTGTGACGAAACCTCGCTGGTTCACGACCGCGCATCATGA
- a CDS encoding LptE family protein yields MTTALLDAKPIALAAGLALLAAVILSGCGYTTTSSLDPMYQSIAVSPFYDETGEYDLQAPLTNALVRKFITDTRLKVAPAEEADLLLEGVILGLHRKGVTHDRDDKVTQSLLVVTAAARLTDVKTGEVLWENPLVAGETSFNTEAAGISSDRLRGNAEVYLAKVRSFATEEENQAVSEALEQLATDLFYLVVEPW; encoded by the coding sequence ATGACCACTGCCCTATTAGATGCCAAGCCCATCGCTTTGGCAGCGGGATTGGCTCTGCTCGCAGCGGTTATACTTAGTGGATGCGGGTATACAACGACCAGTTCCTTGGATCCCATGTATCAATCTATTGCCGTTTCTCCTTTCTATGATGAAACCGGTGAGTACGATCTCCAAGCGCCGCTCACCAATGCTTTGGTCCGAAAATTCATCACCGATACGCGTCTGAAAGTGGCGCCTGCCGAGGAAGCGGATCTGCTCCTTGAAGGGGTGATCCTCGGTCTGCATCGAAAAGGGGTCACCCACGATCGCGACGATAAAGTAACCCAATCCTTGCTCGTTGTGACGGCCGCCGCACGGCTCACTGATGTGAAGACCGGGGAAGTGCTGTGGGAAAATCCTTTGGTGGCGGGCGAGACCAGTTTCAATACAGAAGCTGCCGGAATCTCCTCGGATCGGCTGCGCGGCAATGCCGAGGTTTACCTCGCTAAAGTACGGTCTTTTGCAACGGAAGAAGAGAATCAGGCTGTTTCAGAGGCATTGGAACAACTCGCCACAGACCTCTTCTATCTTGTCGTGGAGCCTTGGTAA
- a CDS encoding adenine phosphoribosyltransferase, whose translation MDLASVIRNIPDHPKAGVQFKDITTLLIQPKALQEVISRFKKRYCDQQLDAIVGVEARGFIFGTALAYAMELPFIPARKPGKLPAATIQESFQLEYGTDSIEIHTDSIQKGQRILIVDDLLATGGTVAATQRLVQRLGGDVIEAAFVIELPQLKGRAALAPLSVFSLLQFDDP comes from the coding sequence ATGGATCTGGCTTCTGTAATTCGCAATATTCCTGATCATCCGAAGGCGGGCGTTCAGTTTAAAGATATTACGACCTTGCTCATTCAACCCAAAGCGCTGCAAGAGGTCATCAGTCGTTTTAAAAAGCGCTACTGCGATCAACAGCTCGATGCCATTGTTGGCGTTGAAGCGCGGGGCTTCATTTTCGGCACTGCCCTCGCCTACGCCATGGAACTGCCTTTCATACCGGCTAGAAAACCGGGCAAACTGCCGGCAGCGACTATCCAAGAGTCTTTCCAACTGGAATATGGAACAGACAGCATCGAAATACATACGGACAGTATTCAAAAAGGACAACGTATCCTCATTGTTGATGATCTGCTCGCCACAGGCGGTACCGTCGCCGCCACACAACGGCTGGTACAGCGCTTAGGAGGCGACGTGATAGAAGCCGCCTTTGTAATTGAACTGCCCCAGTTAAAGGGCAGGGCAGCCTTAGCGCCCTTGTCGGTCTTTTCACTGCTTCAGTTTGATGATCCTTGA
- a CDS encoding response regulator: MNCLRVLVVDDESYIRSAIERTLAPLQFVMPDIEETVCFEFEGADSAEEAALRIQSADKPDILLLDLKLPGMSGIDLLEIMKDNLTETLTIMITAYASIETAVRATKSGAYDFLAKPFSPDELEQVLHKAARHLVVAKRARRLAQEQKEIRFEFLSVLAHELKAPLNAMEGFLNTIIDHTAGNDPAVYEEMMKRCLTRAQYMRKLIIDLLDLTRIESGRKKRVLEKVKLEEVAKRAVETMRPDASARAITISLACTPELTLQGDAGEIEIVLNNLISNAVKYNLDKGKVHVRCADRGENIIIEVSDTGIGMSEAEAAQLFNSFVRIKNEKTFGIHGSGLGLAIVKKVALLYDGTVSLKSTPDQGSTFTVTLPRIKMDSASEKR; this comes from the coding sequence ATGAACTGCCTGCGTGTATTGGTCGTGGATGACGAAAGCTATATTCGCTCCGCCATTGAACGTACCTTGGCACCCTTACAATTTGTTATGCCCGACATTGAGGAAACGGTGTGTTTCGAGTTTGAAGGCGCCGACTCGGCGGAAGAGGCCGCGCTGCGCATCCAAAGTGCAGACAAGCCCGATATCCTCTTGCTCGACTTGAAATTGCCGGGCATGAGCGGGATTGACTTGTTGGAGATCATGAAAGATAATCTGACGGAAACGCTGACCATTATGATCACCGCCTACGCCTCCATCGAAACAGCGGTACGCGCCACGAAAAGCGGCGCCTATGATTTTCTCGCGAAACCTTTCAGTCCCGACGAACTGGAACAAGTCTTACATAAAGCCGCACGCCATCTGGTGGTGGCGAAACGGGCGCGCCGGCTCGCACAAGAACAAAAAGAAATTCGCTTTGAATTTCTCTCCGTACTCGCCCACGAATTAAAAGCGCCGCTCAACGCCATGGAAGGCTTTCTCAACACGATCATTGACCATACGGCAGGCAACGATCCCGCCGTCTATGAAGAGATGATGAAACGCTGCCTCACGCGCGCCCAATATATGCGCAAGTTAATCATCGATCTCCTCGACTTGACGCGTATCGAATCAGGACGCAAAAAACGCGTCTTGGAAAAGGTCAAGCTCGAAGAAGTGGCAAAACGCGCTGTGGAAACGATGCGCCCCGATGCGAGCGCACGGGCAATCACCATCAGCCTAGCGTGTACCCCTGAGCTCACTTTGCAAGGGGATGCGGGCGAAATCGAAATCGTGTTGAACAATCTGATTTCGAATGCCGTTAAATATAATCTGGACAAGGGGAAGGTGCATGTGCGCTGCGCAGACAGGGGCGAAAATATTATCATTGAAGTCAGCGATACGGGCATCGGCATGAGCGAAGCCGAAGCGGCACAGCTGTTTAACTCTTTTGTGCGCATCAAAAATGAAAAGACTTTTGGTATTCATGGCAGCGGTTTGGGGCTTGCCATCGTTAAAAAAGTGGCCTTGCTCTATGACGGTACTGTTTCTTTGAAGAGCACACCCGACCAAGGCAGCACCTTCACTGTTACCCTTCCCCGTATAAAAATGGATTCTGCCTCCGAAAAAAGGTAG
- a CDS encoding response regulator, whose translation MQIKTILVIDDDPDIHFFCKSLLEAEGYTVRTAINAAAGLKAAREISPDLVILDIMMEEINSGYKVAEALGKEVPILMFSSMLNPSDTIFNPDEVPYRDVISKPIAGELLLRKVREIIGD comes from the coding sequence ATGCAGATTAAAACCATCCTCGTAATAGATGATGATCCCGATATTCATTTTTTCTGTAAGAGCCTGTTGGAAGCGGAAGGCTATACGGTGAGAACAGCGATCAATGCAGCGGCCGGCTTAAAAGCCGCACGGGAAATCAGTCCCGATCTGGTCATTCTCGATATTATGATGGAAGAAATTAATTCGGGCTATAAGGTGGCGGAGGCATTGGGCAAAGAAGTACCTATCCTCATGTTTTCGTCCATGCTCAACCCCTCGGATACGATTTTCAATCCCGACGAAGTTCCCTATCGCGACGTAATCAGCAAACCCATTGCCGGCGAATTGCTGTTGCGCAAAGTCCGCGAGATTATCGGAGACTAA